Part of the Borrelia hispanica CRI genome is shown below.
CTTCTCTCTTCCCTTCTCTCTATACTCGCTTATACACTCTTCTATATTTCCTATTCCTTTCTTCTCTTTCATTCCTTTCCTTCGCCTCCTTGTTTTTTATTATTATTTTTAGCTTTGCTTTTAAGGATTAAAAGAAAAAAAATGATTTATATGAACAACATTCATACAACACACATCAATACAGAAAATAAAAAAAGAGAGCCTTATTACTGTTCTCTTTATCAGCATTCTTATCTAATAATTTTAACTATATTCAATATATAATAACTCACTCACTAACTTTATTTTCAGAACCTTCTCCTTGCTTAATCTCTCCCAATACCTTATTAATCTCTTTCAATCCCAAATCCACTGCATTCCTGATTGCTACTGTCAATGTACTCAACACTTTATTAACTGCACTTGCCACTACTCCATTAATAGCAAAAGCCGATTTATCTTCACCTGTCTTAACAACAAATTTACCATTCTTTGCCATCCCTCTTAACGCTATCCCTCCTGCTATTACTGCATCTTTTCGAACTGAAGCTCCAAGTTCTTTTTGTTCTGCCTTCTTAGCAGCCGCAATTTCTGCTGCATTCTTTGCATTTAAAAATCCTTTACCTAAATTTACCCATCTCACTCAAAAACTCATTCTTCTCTAGCTCCGCTATTACATTATTACACATTATTACATCATATGACTGAAAATAAGATCATCTCTTATTATCTCTTCCCTTTTTTATTTTTACTTACTATTAATTTTTCACTCTTCATTGAAAAAACAAACAAAGAAAAAACAAACAAAAAGAAGCAACCCAGAGATATATCTCTAAGTTTGCCTCCTAATCTCATTCGTAAATAATCTAAATTTACTATTTATCTTATCAACTTACTATCTCACTTACTTGATTCTGAAACTGGTTCTTTTGAACCTCTTGCTTTATCTATTTCTCCTTTTACCTTTTCAAGCACCTTCTTAACTGTCTTCTTAATTATATCTTCTACTGCGCCTAACAATTTATTTACTGAAGTTACTCCTGCTGATTGTACTGCTTTACTATCGTTACCACCACTATGTGCAGCTAACTTACCATCTCTCACTAACGAACGTAGAGCTATCCCTCCCGATACTGCTGCTGCTTTTGGAGTAGCATCATTTGCTAAGTGATCTTTTGAACCTCCTTTTGCAAAATTCATCGCAGTTGTCTCTGACTTTGCAGCTTGTGTTAATGCTGCATCATCTTTTCCTGACTTAATTATTGATGCTAGAATTTCTTCACCACTTACTGCTGCTACTATTAATTCTGCTTTTTCTCCTACTGCTGCTCCTGGTTTATCTATAGCTAATACCTTAGCTCCATCCAGTAGCACCAGCAGCAACTATCTTCTTACCAATAGCTTTAGTAAGCTCAGCCACTGAATTAACTAGACCTTCTATTTGTTTAATACTCTCTGCAAAGACAACAGTCTCTTTTATTTTTGTACTTACTTTTGCTAAATCAATTACATTTCCATCTCCCTTCCTTGCTTTCCCCCTCGTCTCCTTCCTTTACTCCTCCACCACTATTACATCCCATCACTATCATCATCATCAATATTATTCCCTTCATTCTCATTCTCTTTACTCTCTCTCTATTCCTCTCTTCCCTTTTATTTCCCCTTCTATCCCTTCTCTCTTCATTTTCTTCGCCTCCTTATTTTTTCTTTCTTTTTAGCTTTTTCACAGCTTATCTTTAAAAATAAAAAACAAATAAATAAGGCTTTATATAAAATACACAATACTGCAAATAAAAAAGAGAGCTTTATTGCTCCCTTTAATAAGGTTCTTATTAAATTATTTCAACAACTATATTCAAATTCTACTACTTACCTGCTGCTTTTGGATCTCTTGCCTTATCTACTTCTTCCTTTACTTTCTCCAATACACTCTTTACTGTCTTCTTCACTATTTCCTCTACTGCTCCCAATAACTTATTTACTGCGGTTATCCCTACTTTTTGTACTTCTTCTTTTCCTCCTGCTTGTCCATCTTGAGCTCCTGATGCCAATTTACCGTCTTCAACCAATGAACGTAATGCTATTCCTCCTGCTACTGCTGCTGCTTTTGCATCTGAAGCATTTGCTAAGTGAGCCGATGTTCCTCCTTTTGCAAATTCCAATGGAGTTGTACCTGAAGTTGCATTACCTGTCAAAGCCACAACCCTATTTTCTGTAGATTTCACTATTGATGCCAGCATTTCTTCTCCACCTCCACTTACACTTGTGATAGTATTAACACTGCTTTAGATACACTTCCTGCTTCCGAAGCCTCATTTGTAGACAATATCTTAGCTCCTTCCTTATTATCCGCATCACCTAACTTTACTGCTGTACTTCCCGATCTTGGTTCTGAAATATTTTTTCC
Proteins encoded:
- a CDS encoding Vsp/OspC family lipoprotein, which gives rise to MDLAKVSTKIKETVVFAESIKQIEGLVNSVAELTKAIGKKIVAAGATGWS